One window of Penaeus chinensis breed Huanghai No. 1 chromosome 3, ASM1920278v2, whole genome shotgun sequence genomic DNA carries:
- the LOC125043397 gene encoding uncharacterized protein LOC125043397 → MQACSRKVYNTRLFILWYHSLPLQATLRMKIALLLLAGLACAGAASLPARAPRPALPLHQLVPGAAAVKQLRPALRPARLSDQAVPRTILDTILSILHSLGVTDDEIAAVLAELQHQMEIVIADMSPEEILEVQHALDDILSQVNSGEADINHVLVDLSIIYTDIYPHLTPEAQAALDQIVQIIIDIISGAVGKEGRPKTILDTLIAILHALGFTDDDIAHALAELQHQMEIVIADMSPEEILEVQHALDDILSQVNSGEADINHVLVDLSIIYTDIYPHLTPEAQAALDQIVQIIIDIISGAVGKEGRPKTILDTLIAILHALGFTDEDIAHALAELQHQMEIVIADMSPEEILEVQHALDDILSQVNSGEADINHVLVDLSIIYTDIYPHLTPEAQAALDQIVQIIIDIISGGLGSRSQH, encoded by the exons ATGCAGGCCTGCTCTCGGAAGGTATATAATACGCGGCTGTTTATTCTGTGGTACCATTCTCTTCCTCTGCAAGCCACTTTAAG GATGAAAATCGCGTTGCTTCTTCTGGCCGGCCTGGCGTGCGCGGGGGCGGCGTCCCTCCCCGCCCGCGCGCCCCGCCCAGCCCTGCCTTTGCACCAGCTGGTCCCTGGTGCCGCCGCCGTCAAGCAGCTCCGCCCCGCCCTGCGACCCGCTCGCTTGTCTG ACCAGGCCGTCCCTCGCACCATTCTCGACACCATCTTGAGCATCCTCCACAGCCTCGGCGTTACCGATGACGAAATCGCAGC AGTTTTGGCCGAGCTGCAGCACCAGATGGAGATCGTGATCGCCGACATGTCCCCCGAGGAGATTCTGGAGGTCCAGCACGCGCTCGACGACATCCTCAGCCAGGTCAACTCCGGCGAGGCCGACATCAACCATGTCCTCGTCGACCTGTCCATTATCTACACCGACATTTACCCTCACCTGACCCCGGAGGCCCAGGCCGCCCTCGACCAGATCGTCCagatcatcatcgacatcatcagcGGAGCCGTGGGCAAGGAGGGTCGACCCAAGACCATCCTGGACACCCTCATCGCCATCCTCCACGCCCTCGGCTTCACTGACGACGACATCGCACA cgCCTTGGCCGAGCTGCAGCACCAGATGGAGATCGTGATTGCCGACATGTCCCCCGAGGAGATCCTGGAGGTCCAGCACGCGCTCGACGACATCCTCAGCCAGGTCAACTCCGGCGAGGCCGACATCAACCATGTCCTCGTCGACCTGTCCATCATCTACACCGACATTTACCCTCACCTGACCCCGGAGGCCCAGGCCGCCCTCGACCAGATCGTCCagatcatcatcgacatcatcagcGGAGCCGTGGGCAAGGAGGGTCGGCCCAAGACCATCCTGGACACCCTCATCGCCATCCTCCACGCCCTCGGCTTCACTGACGAGGACATCGCACA cgCCTTGGCCGAGCTGCAGCACCAGATGGAGATCGTGATCGCCGACATGTCTCCCGAGGAGATCCTGGAGGTCCAGCACGCGCTCGACGACATCCTCAGCCAGGTCAACTCCGGCGAGGCCGACATCAACCATGTCCTCGTCGACCTGTCCATCATCTACACCGACATTTACCCTCACCTGACCCCGGAGGCCCAGGCCGCCCTCGACCAGATCGTCCagatcatcatcgac atcatcagcGGTGGTTTGGGCTCAAGGAGTCAACACTAA